The sequence below is a genomic window from Acetivibrio clariflavus DSM 19732.
GGGATATCTTGGAAGGTATGCAAAGCTTGTTACTTCGGCAAGTACAGGAGCAGTTTTAAAAGGAAATTAAGGGGTGAGAATAGATGAAACTTACCGGTGCGCAAATATTGATTGAGTGCCTTAAAGAACAGGGTGTGGATACTATTTTCGGATTCCCCGGAGGTGCTGTTTTAAATATATATGACGCTTTGTTTAAGGCCAAAGATGATATCAGGCATATTTTGACTTCACATGAACAAGGAGCGGCTCATGCAGCTGACGGTTATGCCAGAGCCACTGGAAAAGTTGGAGTGTGTATTGCTACTTCCGGTCCTGGCGCTACAAACCTTGTTACAGGAATAGCTACGGCTTATATGGACTCGGTACCCATGGTTGCTATTACAGGGCAAGTACCTACAACGCTTCTCGGAAAGGATTCTTTTCAGGAAGTTGATATAACCGGTATAACAATGCCTATAACCAAGCACAATTATATTGTAAAAGATGTAGAAAGACTTGCAGACATTGTGCGGGAGGCTTTTATTATAGCTAAAGAAGGAAGACCTGGGCCTGTATTGATAGATATTTGTAAAGATGTGACTGCTGCGGTAACCGAATACGTTCCAAAAGTTCCTAAAAAGCCGGAAGAAGCAAGTTTGGGAGTTACAGAAGATGAAATCGATGCGGCAGCGGATGCGATAAATAAAGCTAAAAGACCTATAATTCTTTCAGGTGGTGGGGTATCCATAGCCGGTGCCAACGAAGAGGTTTTTGAACTGGCAAATAAAGCACTGATACCAGTAACCACTACATTAATGGGAATTGGATCATTCCCGGGTACCCATGAATTGTTTACCGGCATGGTGGGAATGCATGGTACTAAAACCACTAATATGGCTGTATCAGAATCGGATCTTTTCATAGCCATCGGAGCAAGATTCAGTGACAGGGTTATAAGTGATGTGAATAGGTTTGCACCTAATGCAAAAATTATGCATATTGACATAGACCCTGCTGAAGTTGGAAAGAATGTTGCTGTGGATTATCCTCTTGTGGGAAATATCAAAAAAATATTGAAACGCTTAATTGCAAAAGTTGAAAAAAAGGAACAATCCGATTGGAAGAATAAAATTGACGAGTGGAAGAGATTATACCCATTGAAATATCCTAAGGATGATGTATTAAGACCAAATTATATCGTGGAAAGACTATATGAACTTACCAAAGGCGATGCCATTATTACAACCGAAGTTGGACAGCATCAAATTTGGGCTGCACAGTTTTATAAGTTTAAATCACCCAGACAATTTTTGTCATCCGGAGGTTTGGGTACTATGGGATATGGCCTTGGTGCTTCCATAGGAGCCAAGCTGGGTCGTCCCGACAAAAAGGTTATAAATATTGCCGGTGACGGCAGTTTCAGAATGAATTGCAATGAATTGGCTACAGCAGTTGAATATAAACTTCCGATAATTATTGCCATATTCAATAATCATGTTTTAGGAATGGTAAGACAGTGGCAAAATCTCTTTTATGATGGCAGATATTCCTCCACAAATATTGACAGAGGTACCAACTTTGTTGCTTTGGCTGAGGCTTATGGAGCAATTGGCATAGATGTGAGAAAACCGGAGGAAGTTGATGAGGCATGGAAAAAAGCATTGGCTTCGAAGGATACTCCTGTTGTAATTAATTTTGAAATAGACAAGGACGACAAAGTATTCCCTATTGTTCCTCCAGGGGCTGCCATAAGTGATTTGATTGAAGAATAAAATATATGGGATATTTGGAATACTATTTTTTGACAGCTGCAGCTAATCAAAAGAGATAAATTTATAGATTTATATGTTAAATTAAATAATTTTCTTCGTTTTTATGGAGAAACATTCATTAAGTATCTTGACTTTTTTAGATAAATGTGTTAAATTAATGGTTGTTTCTCTGTGTAAGTCTTTTTTTTATGTCAAAAAGTATTTTTTGATATATACGTTTAGTTTGTGGAGGTGTGAGAGATGAGAGTAAAAATTACATTGGCATGTAGTGAGTGCAAGCAAAGAAATTACGATACAATGAAGAACAAGAAAAATGACCCTGACAGACTCGAAATGAGAAAATACTGCAGATTTTGCCGTAAACATACTGCACATAAAGAAACAAAATAATTGCTTTTAAACATACGGCTATAAAGTGGGAATATTTTTATCTGCTAATGTTATAGCAAAAGTAAGATTGTGGAATAATTCTATATAAAGCTTTACAACTTGCCTGTATTGTCATAAGTAAAATTATAAAAATGGAGATGTTTTATATGGCTGAAAAGGTGAAAGTTTCCATAGTTGCTGCTACCAGCAACAGGATAAGTAAATATTTTAAAGATGTTGTCAGTGAACTTAAGAAAGTTGTATGGCCTACTCGTGTACAAGTTGTAAAAAATACCATAACAGTTTTGATTGCATGTTTAATAGTTGGTATTATTATTTGGTTAGCCGATGCAGGTTTTGCATACTTAAGGCATTTACTGTTTAAGATATGATGACCAGTTGCTATGTCGGTATGCAATCTTTTTAAAGGAGGACTTGTGGCTATATGCAAATAGATGATACACCGGAAGGTGCAAAATGGTATGTTGTTCATACTTATTCCGGGTATGAAAACAAAGTAAAGGCTAACCTTGAAAAAATCGTTGAAAACAGGGGCATGCAAGACTATATATTGGATATAGTTGTTCCTATGGAAGAACAGATTGAGATAAAAGACGGTAGGAAAAAAGCTACACTTAAAAAAGTTTTTCCGGGATATGTTCTTGTTAAAATGATTATGACTGACGAATCGTGGTATGTAGTCAGAAATACCAGAGGTGTGACTGGATTTGTTGGACCTGGATCAAAGCCGGTGCCTTTATCCGACGAAGAAGTCAGGATGATGGGTGTAGAAGAGTTTATGCCTGTTCTTGACTATGAAGTCGGTGATAATGTAAGAGTTGCTACCGGTCCATTGGAGAACTTTATAGGAGTAGTTGAGGAAATTAATCTGGAAAAGAGAAAAGTCCGGGTTTCCGTATCAATGTTTGGGAGAGAAACACCCGTTGAATTGGAACTATTCCAGATTCAGAAGATATAATAATAGAAATTACATCAATAGTAATTCTATTTGCTATATATTTTTGTACCTTTCAAAAGGTATGCTTTTCACATAGGGACTGATATATAGAAATTTTTATGTCGAAAAATTGTGAACTGCTTTTGATGAAGGCATTATCCGTGGCTTTCGCGGCGGAATTCCATATTAAAAAGTGCAGCCAGTGCTGCCATATTTATATCAATCAAATGGTGTAAATCACTCTTAATTTTAAGAGTTGATATGTATAAGTAAAATTTGGGAGGTGGATTTAATGGCTAAAAAAATTGCTGGCTATATTAAACTTCAAATTCCTGCGGGGAAAGCAACTCCGGCTCCACCGGTTGGACCAGCTTTAGGACAGCATGGCGTAAACATAATGGGATTTTGTAAAGAGTTTAATGAAAGGACTGCAAAGGATGCAGGATTGATTATTCCTGTTGTAATTACTGTATATGCTGACAGGTCTTTTTCATTCATTACAAAAACACCGCCTGCTTCAGTTTTATTGAAGAGGGCATGCAAAATAGAAAGCGGTTCCGGTAAACCGAACAGAGAGAAAGTTGCAAAGATTTCAAAAGAAGAAATCAGAAAAATCGCAGAAATGAAGATGCCAGACTTAAATGCTGCATCAATTGAAGCAGCTATGAGCATGATTGCTGGAACAGCAAGAAGCATGGGAATAGTTGTTGAAGGTTAAACACATAAGAACTTGAAAGCGCTTTAATTTACTTTGTATTATCGGGAGAACACATACTATTTATATTGAACTCTAAATTGACTTTAAAATAAAAGTAAAATAAAAGTTGGTTCAATATATTTAGGTAGGTGGGAGGAAGCTTAGAGTTTCCGAAAATATTACCACAAAGGAGATGATGATAGTGAAAAGAGGTAAAAAGTATCAAGACAGTGCTAAACTTGTCGATAAATTAAAGTTATATGATCCTTCAGAAGCAATGGATTTAGTTCTAAAAACTGCTAAGGCAAAGTTTGATGAGACAGTTGAGGCACACATTAGACTTGGTGTTGACTCAAGACACGCTGACCAACAAGTTAGAGGTGCTGTTGTACTTCCACACGGAACAGGTAAGAAAGTTCGTGTATTGGTTTTTGCTAAGGGTGAAAAGGCAAAGGAAGCTGAACAGGCCGGAGCAGATTATGTTGGTGCAGAAGAATTGGTAACAAAAATTCAAAATGATAACTGGTTTGAATTTGATGTTGTTGTAGCTACTCCTGACATGATGGGTGTAGTTGGTAGACTTGGTAAAGTACTTGGACCGAAAGGTCTTATGCCAAACCCAAAAGCCGGTACTGTAACAATGGATGTGGCAAAAGCTATAGCCGATATCAAAGCCGGTAAGATAGAGTACAGATTGGATAAGACAAATATTATTCACTGTCCTATCGGAAAAGTGTCTTTTGGAACAGAAAAGCTTGTTGAAAACTTCAAGACTCTGATGACAGCCGTTATAAAAGCAAAACCGGCAGCAGCAAAGGGACAGTACTTGAAGAGCGTTGTTGTGGCATCCACAATGGGACCTGGTATAAAAGTTAATCCTCAAAAAGTTACTGAATAAAATTGGTGAAATTATTGCTTTTGTTACCAGTGCCAGGATTATTTAGAAGTTAAAAAAGTCTTTACAAAATCGAAATAATGTTATAATATAAACTTTGTGAATTTAATATTGGATTGCCATAGACAGTAGGTTACTTGTTATATACAAGTAGTAATTGATGATATATCAGCCTACCGAGGTAAGTTTTTAAGGTGAATAACACCCCTCTATGTCTATGTGCATATGAGGGGTTTTATATTGACTTTGTTTATGCAAATTATCAAGTTTTGAGGAGGTGGACTTAAAAGTGCCAAGTGAGAAGACCCTTGAAAAGAAGAAAAAAGTAGTAAGTGAGTTGTCTGAAAAGATTAAGAATGCTACTGCAATTATTTTTGCTGATTATAGAGGACTCACTGTTGAGCAGGACACAGAGCTGAGAACTGCTATGAGAAAAGCTGGAGTTGAGTACAGTGTTGTAAAAAACACTTTAACTAAACTTGCAGCAAATGAGAATGGGTTAAATGAGCTGGAACCACACTTTAACGGACCTACATCCATGGCAATTACGACAGGTGATGTTGTTGCACCTGCTAAGATTTTAACTGAATTCTCTAAAAAGTATGAAAACCTTCAAATTAAAGTAGGTGTTGTTGAAGGTAAGATTTTCGATGAAAAATCGATTAAAGCATTGGCTGCATTGCCGCCAAAGGAAGAATTGGTTGCAAAAGCTCTTGGCAGCATGAAATCACCTATTGCTGGCTTCGTAAATGTCTTAAATGGAAACATAAGAGGTTTGGTAATAGCATTGAATGCTATTGCTGAAAAAAAGGCAAATGCCTAAGAGATAGATAAAATATCTTTCTAAAATTTAAGAAATAAAAATGAAAATATATTAATTAATGGAGGTATATAAAAATGGCTAGTGAAAAAGTTACAAAATTAATTGAAGAGGTAAAAGCATTAACAGTATTGGAATTATCAGAATTAGTAAAGGCTTTGGAAGAAGAATTTGGTGTATCTGCAGCAGCTCCTGTAGCAGTTGCAGCAGCAGCTCCGGCAGCTGGCGGTGGAGCAGCTCCGGCTGAAGAAAAGAGTGAATTTGAAGTAGTATTGAAAGATGCTGGAGCAGACAAGATTAAGGTTATAAAAGTTGTTAGAGAAGTAACAGGTCTTGGATTGAAAGAAGCAAAAGATCTTGTTGACGGTGCTCCAAAGACAATAAAAGAAAATGTATCTAAAGCTGATGCAGATGCTATAGTTGCTAAATTCAAAGAAGTTGGCGCAACAATTGAACTTAAGTAATTTTGATAAAGTGATTTACGGTTGCTAATAAGCAATTGGCGCTAGATGCTTACTAAAAGATAATAAAAAAGCTCCTCGTTGAGGAGCTTTTTACTATATGAATTTTTTGGAATTCGCTAAAAAACTGGCAATATATAATCAAATACTTAAGTGAGAAGCTTATGTTATTTTGAAAATGTAATAAAATGAAAAATAAGAAAGTTAGAAAATAAACATAATGTTTATATTGACAAGTTGATGATTATGTGTTAGAATTATAAACTGCATTATAATTTCAAAATAAAGTGCCATAATATGCTATAATATTTTTAAAATCTATTAACTATATAAATTATAGCATATCTGAATAAGTGAGACAATATTTGTTAATAATAATTTAATGTTTAAACCATTTAATATATGGTTTATTATATGTAGATAATGAAAAAATATACTGGCCTTATAAATGCAATTGAACAGCAATAATACATATGATGCGAAGAGATAAAAACTATTATATTGAAAGAAAAGGTATATATTTTCCATTGAAATTTATATTCAATGGACAAATATATACATGTTTTTTTGAAAAATGACGGATAAAGGTAAATAGTTTAATGATAAATACACGATGAGATGGTAATAAAATTTACATTTAATTGAGTATATGTCATAAAAACTAATAGTGCCATTTATAAAAATATATCAGTTTTTGAATAAGGATTGCAAAATTTGTCCAGAACTGGCTATAACGATATCCTAAATTATAAATACTACAAAGCTGTAAAAAGCTTTGTGTTAATTTATAGATTTAGCAAAAGGACGGTTTTATTTATTTAGTTTTGGTTGTATTGAATAAAGATGCATATTTCCTTTTATGAAGCGAAAGCTTGGAAACGATAAGTTTTTATGCTTTCAAAACCTATATCCTGGAGATGGTAAAGGGAATTATGTATCACAGTGTTTTTTTGTGCTTAAAAGCACCGCGGCAAAAGTATAAGATTATGAGGTGATTTTTAATGGTACATCCCGTGCGATTGGGAAAAAATGTAAGAATGAGTTATTCCAGAATTAATGAAGTCATTGATATGCCTAATCTTATTGAAATCCAAAAGAATTCGTACAATCAATTTCTTGAAGAAGGTTTAAGAGAAGTATTCAGAGATGTGTCGCCTATCACTGACTATACCGGGAATTTGATTTTAGAATTTGTTGATTATTCCATTGATGACAAACCCAAATACACTGTTGAAGAGTGTAAAGAAAGGGATGCAACTTATTCTGCACCATTAAAGGGAAAAGTGCGTCTTATAAATAAGGAAACCGGTGAAGTTAAAGAGCAGGAAATATTTATGGGGGATTTCCCGCTTATGACAGAAAACGGAACCTTTATCATCAATGGTGCTGAAAGAGTTATAGTTAGCCAGTTGGTAAGATCACCTGGAATATATTATTCAATGAAATATGATAAAACAGGAAAACAATTGTTTTCCAATACTGTTATTCCCAACAGAGGCGCATGGCTTGAGTATGAAACAGACTCAAATGATGTTATATATGTTCGAATTGACAGAACAAGAAAACTTCCTATAACAGTTTTAATTAGAGCATTGGGATATGGTACTGACCTTGAAATAACGGAACTTCTTGGGGAAGATGAAAGAATTATTGCAACAATTCAGAAGGATAGTGCAAAGACAGAAGACGAAGGTTTATTGGAAATATATAAAAGGTTGAGACCAGGTGAACCACCTACTGTTGAAAGTGCAAGTTCTCTTTTAAATGGTCTGTTCTTCGATCCTAAGAGATATGATTTGGCTAAATTCGGAAGATTTAAATTTAATAAAAAACTTTCTATTGCTTCTAGAATAAATGGTTTTATTGCTGCTGAGAATATAGTTGATCCGGAAACAGGAGAAGTAATTATAGCTGAAGGCGAGAAAATAAGCAGAGAAGATGCCGAGAGAATTCAGAATGCCGGTATAAATATTGTTTATTTAAATGTTGACGGAAAAAGGGTTAAAGTTATAGGCAACGATATGGTTGACCTTAAGAACTATGTTGACTTTGATCCTAAAGATATAGGCATTAATGAAAAGGTGAAATTCAGTGTTCTGAAAAACATTTTGGAAGAAAACAAGGGTAAAAGCACTGAAGAGTTAAAGAGAATTCTTAAGGCAAATGTTGACGAGTTGATTCCAAAATATATTACTAAAGATGATATTATTGCTTCAATTAATTATATAATTACTTTAAGTTATGGCGTGGGACAAACTGACGATATTGACCATTTGGGTAACAGAAGATTGCGTTCAGTGGGAGAATTGTTGCAAAACCAGTTTAGAATTGGTCTTGCCAGAATGGAAAGAGTAGTTAGAGAGAGAATGACTATTCAGGACATTGATATAGTTACTCCTCAAGCTCTTATAAATATCAGACCGGTTGTTGCAGCTATAAAAGAGTTTTTTGGAAGCAGCCAGCTGTCACAGTTTATGGATCAGACAAATCCTCTTGCAGAGCTGACTCATAAGAGAAGATTGAGTGCATTGGGTCCGGGAGGTTTGAGCAGGGAAAGAGCCGGCTTTGAAGTGCGTGACGTTCACCACTCTCACTATGGACGTATGTGTCCTATTGAAACTCCTGAAGGGCCGAACATTGGTCTTATAGGGTCATTGAGTACTTTTGCCAGAGTTAATGAGTACGGTTTTATTGAGGCACCTTATAGAAAAGTTGACAAGAAGACTCAAAAGGTAACCGATGAGATTGTGTATCTGACAGCCGATGAAGAGGATGAATATATTATAGCTCAGGCAAACGAACCCCTTGATGAAGAGGGCAGGTTCATTGCAAAAAAGGTTGTATGTAGAGCTAAAGAGGAATTTATTGAAGTTGAACCTTCTAAAGTTGATTTTATGGATGTATCGCCAAAGATGATAGTATCTGTTGCTACATCTATGATTCCGTTCCTTGAAAATGACGATGCTAACCGTGCACTTATGGGTGCGAACATGCAGCGTCAGGCTGTTCCGCTTATAAAAACAGAATCGCCTATAGTAGGAACCGGAATAGAGTATAAAGCAGCCAGAGATTCAGGAGTTTGTATATTGGCGAAGAACTCTGGTACAGTGGAGAAGGTAACTGCCAATGAAATTATTGTTAGAACTAATGATGGAAAAAGAGATGTATATAAATTATTGAAATATTTAAGATCCAACCAGGGTACTTGTATCAATCAGAGACCTATTGTTAAAAAAGGCGATAAGGTGGAAAAAGGTGAAGTTATTGCCGATGGACCATCAACGGATAATGGTGAAATTGCATTAGGTAAGAATGTTCTGGTTGGCTTTATGACCTGGGAAGGTTATAACTACGAAGACGCTATACTTATAAGTGAAAAGCTTGTAAAAGATGACACCTTTACTTCTATTCACATAGAGGAGTATGAAGCAGAAGCCAGGGATACAAAACTTGGACCGGAAGAAATAACTAGAGAAATTCCGAATGTCAGCGAAGATTCTCTTAAAGATCTGGATGAGAGAGGAATTATAAGAATTGGTGCTGAAGTAAGATCCGGAGATATCCTTGTAGGAAAAGTAACTCCAAAGGGAGAGACCGAGCTGACTGCTGAAGAAAGACTTTTAAGGGCAATTTTCGGTGAAAAAGCAAGAGAAGTTAGAGATACTTCCCTGCGTGTACCTCACGGTGAATCGGGAATAGTTGTTGATGTTAAAGTGTTTACAAGAGAAAATGGGGATGAACTCTCACCGGGAGTAAATCAACTTGTTAGGGTATATATAGCGCAAAAAAGAAAAATATCCGTCGGAGATAAGATGGCGGGAAGACATGGTAACAAGGGTGTTATTTCAAGAATACTTCCTGAAGAGGATATGCCTTTCCTTCCGGATGGTACACCGCTTGAAATAGTACTTAATCCGCTTGGAGTTCCTTCCCGTATGAATATAGGTCAGGTTTTGGAAGTTCATCTTGGATATGCAGCCAAAGCCCTAGGATGGAAGGTTGCTACTCCGGTTTTTGACGGAGCTACAGAGCAAGATATAATTGAAACATTACGAAAAGCAGGAATTGATGAAGACGGTAAAACTATATTGTATGACGGAAGAACAGGGCTGCCTTTTGAGAACAGGGTTACTGTAGGATATATGTATATTTTGAAGCTTGCTCACCTTGTTGATGACAAGATACATGCTCGTTCAACCGGACCATACTCCCTTGTTACTCAGCAGCCTCTGGGCGGTAAAGCACAGTTTGGCGGACAGAGATTTGGAGAGATGGAAGTTTGGGCTCTTGAGGCATATGGAGCTGCCTATACACTTCAGGAAATACTCACAGTTAAGTCCGATGATGTTGTAGGTAGGGTAAAAACCTATGAAGCTATAGTTAAGGGTGAAAATGTTCCTGAGCCTGGAATACCGGAGTCATTCAAGGTGTTAATCAAAGAATTGCAGAGTCTATGTCTGGATGTTAAAGTTTATTCTGAAGAGCAGGAAGAAATTGCTATTAAAGAATCGGTTGAAGATGAACTTGAAGAGTTAAATGTAAATATTGAAGGTCGTGAAGATGGAATCCCAATGACTGAATTTGATGATGTGGGAGATGACATCTTAGAAGATGATTTGGATTCCGATGACTTTGAATTATCAGAACTGGCTGATATAACTCATGAGGAAAATCTCGATGAGAGTACTCTAGACGAAGATCTCTTCCTTGATGACGACTTGAGTGATGATTTCGATGACGATGATGAATTTTAAAGAAGGGAGAAATGGCCGTGTTTGAACTAAGTAATTTTGATTCGATAAAAATTGGTTTAGCTTCTCCGGAAAAGATTAGAGAATGGTCGAGAGGCGAAGTAAAAAAGCCGGAGACAA
It includes:
- the ilvB gene encoding biosynthetic-type acetolactate synthase large subunit, with the protein product MKLTGAQILIECLKEQGVDTIFGFPGGAVLNIYDALFKAKDDIRHILTSHEQGAAHAADGYARATGKVGVCIATSGPGATNLVTGIATAYMDSVPMVAITGQVPTTLLGKDSFQEVDITGITMPITKHNYIVKDVERLADIVREAFIIAKEGRPGPVLIDICKDVTAAVTEYVPKVPKKPEEASLGVTEDEIDAAADAINKAKRPIILSGGGVSIAGANEEVFELANKALIPVTTTLMGIGSFPGTHELFTGMVGMHGTKTTNMAVSESDLFIAIGARFSDRVISDVNRFAPNAKIMHIDIDPAEVGKNVAVDYPLVGNIKKILKRLIAKVEKKEQSDWKNKIDEWKRLYPLKYPKDDVLRPNYIVERLYELTKGDAIITTEVGQHQIWAAQFYKFKSPRQFLSSGGLGTMGYGLGASIGAKLGRPDKKVINIAGDGSFRMNCNELATAVEYKLPIIIAIFNNHVLGMVRQWQNLFYDGRYSSTNIDRGTNFVALAEAYGAIGIDVRKPEEVDEAWKKALASKDTPVVINFEIDKDDKVFPIVPPGAAISDLIEE
- the rpmG gene encoding 50S ribosomal protein L33 encodes the protein MRVKITLACSECKQRNYDTMKNKKNDPDRLEMRKYCRFCRKHTAHKETK
- the secE gene encoding preprotein translocase subunit SecE; this translates as MAEKVKVSIVAATSNRISKYFKDVVSELKKVVWPTRVQVVKNTITVLIACLIVGIIIWLADAGFAYLRHLLFKI
- the nusG gene encoding transcription termination/antitermination protein NusG — its product is MQIDDTPEGAKWYVVHTYSGYENKVKANLEKIVENRGMQDYILDIVVPMEEQIEIKDGRKKATLKKVFPGYVLVKMIMTDESWYVVRNTRGVTGFVGPGSKPVPLSDEEVRMMGVEEFMPVLDYEVGDNVRVATGPLENFIGVVEEINLEKRKVRVSVSMFGRETPVELELFQIQKI
- the rplK gene encoding 50S ribosomal protein L11, translated to MAKKIAGYIKLQIPAGKATPAPPVGPALGQHGVNIMGFCKEFNERTAKDAGLIIPVVITVYADRSFSFITKTPPASVLLKRACKIESGSGKPNREKVAKISKEEIRKIAEMKMPDLNAASIEAAMSMIAGTARSMGIVVEG
- the rplA gene encoding 50S ribosomal protein L1 produces the protein MKRGKKYQDSAKLVDKLKLYDPSEAMDLVLKTAKAKFDETVEAHIRLGVDSRHADQQVRGAVVLPHGTGKKVRVLVFAKGEKAKEAEQAGADYVGAEELVTKIQNDNWFEFDVVVATPDMMGVVGRLGKVLGPKGLMPNPKAGTVTMDVAKAIADIKAGKIEYRLDKTNIIHCPIGKVSFGTEKLVENFKTLMTAVIKAKPAAAKGQYLKSVVVASTMGPGIKVNPQKVTE
- the rplJ gene encoding 50S ribosomal protein L10, with the translated sequence MPSEKTLEKKKKVVSELSEKIKNATAIIFADYRGLTVEQDTELRTAMRKAGVEYSVVKNTLTKLAANENGLNELEPHFNGPTSMAITTGDVVAPAKILTEFSKKYENLQIKVGVVEGKIFDEKSIKALAALPPKEELVAKALGSMKSPIAGFVNVLNGNIRGLVIALNAIAEKKANA
- the rplL gene encoding 50S ribosomal protein L7/L12, whose product is MASEKVTKLIEEVKALTVLELSELVKALEEEFGVSAAAPVAVAAAAPAAGGGAAPAEEKSEFEVVLKDAGADKIKVIKVVREVTGLGLKEAKDLVDGAPKTIKENVSKADADAIVAKFKEVGATIELK
- the rpoB gene encoding DNA-directed RNA polymerase subunit beta, producing MVHPVRLGKNVRMSYSRINEVIDMPNLIEIQKNSYNQFLEEGLREVFRDVSPITDYTGNLILEFVDYSIDDKPKYTVEECKERDATYSAPLKGKVRLINKETGEVKEQEIFMGDFPLMTENGTFIINGAERVIVSQLVRSPGIYYSMKYDKTGKQLFSNTVIPNRGAWLEYETDSNDVIYVRIDRTRKLPITVLIRALGYGTDLEITELLGEDERIIATIQKDSAKTEDEGLLEIYKRLRPGEPPTVESASSLLNGLFFDPKRYDLAKFGRFKFNKKLSIASRINGFIAAENIVDPETGEVIIAEGEKISREDAERIQNAGINIVYLNVDGKRVKVIGNDMVDLKNYVDFDPKDIGINEKVKFSVLKNILEENKGKSTEELKRILKANVDELIPKYITKDDIIASINYIITLSYGVGQTDDIDHLGNRRLRSVGELLQNQFRIGLARMERVVRERMTIQDIDIVTPQALINIRPVVAAIKEFFGSSQLSQFMDQTNPLAELTHKRRLSALGPGGLSRERAGFEVRDVHHSHYGRMCPIETPEGPNIGLIGSLSTFARVNEYGFIEAPYRKVDKKTQKVTDEIVYLTADEEDEYIIAQANEPLDEEGRFIAKKVVCRAKEEFIEVEPSKVDFMDVSPKMIVSVATSMIPFLENDDANRALMGANMQRQAVPLIKTESPIVGTGIEYKAARDSGVCILAKNSGTVEKVTANEIIVRTNDGKRDVYKLLKYLRSNQGTCINQRPIVKKGDKVEKGEVIADGPSTDNGEIALGKNVLVGFMTWEGYNYEDAILISEKLVKDDTFTSIHIEEYEAEARDTKLGPEEITREIPNVSEDSLKDLDERGIIRIGAEVRSGDILVGKVTPKGETELTAEERLLRAIFGEKAREVRDTSLRVPHGESGIVVDVKVFTRENGDELSPGVNQLVRVYIAQKRKISVGDKMAGRHGNKGVISRILPEEDMPFLPDGTPLEIVLNPLGVPSRMNIGQVLEVHLGYAAKALGWKVATPVFDGATEQDIIETLRKAGIDEDGKTILYDGRTGLPFENRVTVGYMYILKLAHLVDDKIHARSTGPYSLVTQQPLGGKAQFGGQRFGEMEVWALEAYGAAYTLQEILTVKSDDVVGRVKTYEAIVKGENVPEPGIPESFKVLIKELQSLCLDVKVYSEEQEEIAIKESVEDELEELNVNIEGREDGIPMTEFDDVGDDILEDDLDSDDFELSELADITHEENLDESTLDEDLFLDDDLSDDFDDDDEF